GGAAAACAGCTCTACATCTCCAACGAGGACATCTCCAGCGTAAGCATCATCGACATTGCTTCAGGCACCATCGTCAAAACCCTCAAGATGGGCGGCCAGCCTGAAGGAGTCAAAGTCACTCCGGATGGCAAACAAGTCTACGTCACCTCCGAAGAAAACAGCGAGATCTCTGTGCTCGATCCCGCAGCCGGAAAGATCGTCTCCACCTTCAAGGTTGGCCACCGCCCTCGTAATGTCGCCTTTACGCCAGATGGCAAGCTCGCCTACATCAATGCGGAAAACGATGGCACCGTCGTCGTTGTCGATACAAAGCGGCACAAAGTCGTCAAGACTATCCAGATTGGGCAGCCTGGCATCATCAAGCCCATGTTTGTTCTTCTCTCACCCGATGCGAAAAAGCTCTACGTCAGCACCGGTCGAGGTCACAAGGTCTTCACCATCGACACCGCAACCGACAAGGTTCTCGGTTCGGTCGAGGTCGGTCAGCGTCCCTGGGGAATCGCGCTCTCACCTGATGGAAACACGCTCTACTCTGCCAATGGTCCGTCGAATGACGTCACCGCTGTGGATGTCGCTACAAACTCGGTCATCAAAAAGGTGCAGGCAGGCAAAGGCCCCTGGGGAATCATCGTCCTGAAATAAATACAACACCCAAAGCTCGTTATGCAGTGCAAAGAGCCCGCGACTTTATCGTGGGCTCTTTGCCGAACGCTCCTTCGCTTACACCGGTCTTCGCGTATGAAAGTACTTCTGATAGGCGGCAATCCAGTTGCTCGCGATCTCGCGCTGCGCTTGCGCGAGTGTGATCTTCCTCTCACAGACCATCCGTGAAAGATGACGCTCCAACGCATCTTTCGCGTGTGCGTTCCACGTCGTCTCCTTATAGGACTGTGGCCACAGATTCCGCACATCGTCCGTACCACCCAGTTGCGGACTGATCAGATAGTCCACCTGAAAGTCCTTCGCCGAATGCTCCATCGAGATCCCATATTCCCGAAAAACTGCCTTCTGCGTTTCTTGTGGAAGCTCAGGATCAAAATCGTTGTCGTCATTCGCGGAGCACACGGCTGCGAGCTCGACCGGTCTCGTCATCCCTGGAGTCAGCCCGCGGTTCGGCAAAGAAAACGTAATCTCGCCATTCGATCTCTGCCAACGCGGCAAACATACCAACACAGCGACCACACACGCCGCAGCTCCAGCCCAACGCAGCTTCTCCGCGCCCGAGATTCCCTTCATCCAACCACGAACGCCGGAACGCTTCACCGCCGCAAGCTCTGATCCCGGCTCACGATGCACATCCGATATCGTTCCACTCAAATCAGCATTCAAGGAACTGTTCAGCTCTTCTGCAATCCCTCGCGTCTCTGCCAACGCAGCGCGACACTCACAGCACTCTTTGAGATGCGTCTCCGCGCGCGATACCTCCTCCAGCGACATCTCTCCATCGACAAACTGAATCCGTTCTGTTTGAGATAAGTGGCCCAGTCTCACGAGTCACCTCCTTCGCTTCGCCGCAACCGCTCCAATGACCGGCCTAGCGAATTCGCTACTCCTCCGAG
This portion of the Edaphobacter sp. 4G125 genome encodes:
- a CDS encoding YVTN family beta-propeller repeat protein produces the protein MPKTFNRALFFACAFSLLIGCKSQNTATTPASPAPPAESGAPKIYVTNEVSGDLSIIDSGNYNVLATVPLGKRPRGIHASPDQKTIYVALSGTPIAGPDVDESTLPPADKSADGIGIFDVVQRKIVKIIPGGSDPENFDISPDGKQLYISNEDISSVSIIDIASGTIVKTLKMGGQPEGVKVTPDGKQVYVTSEENSEISVLDPAAGKIVSTFKVGHRPRNVAFTPDGKLAYINAENDGTVVVVDTKRHKVVKTIQIGQPGIIKPMFVLLSPDAKKLYVSTGRGHKVFTIDTATDKVLGSVEVGQRPWGIALSPDGNTLYSANGPSNDVTAVDVATNSVIKKVQAGKGPWGIIVLK
- a CDS encoding anti-sigma factor family protein, which gives rise to MRLGHLSQTERIQFVDGEMSLEEVSRAETHLKECCECRAALAETRGIAEELNSSLNADLSGTISDVHREPGSELAAVKRSGVRGWMKGISGAEKLRWAGAAACVVAVLVCLPRWQRSNGEITFSLPNRGLTPGMTRPVELAAVCSANDDNDFDPELPQETQKAVFREYGISMEHSAKDFQVDYLISPQLGGTDDVRNLWPQSYKETTWNAHAKDALERHLSRMVCERKITLAQAQREIASNWIAAYQKYFHTRRPV